One Candidatus Korarchaeum sp. genomic region harbors:
- a CDS encoding PEP/pyruvate-binding domain-containing protein, translated as MILSLEDLSGESEQIVGSKAWNLARVLSSGVRVPRTLVIPSEEISKILNDSGLRHAIFELSRILLSGNLTEDLLEMEKDLKSQFLSLKLPDDLVKEVVASVKGRMSGFLIIRPSTFSPGISDGDLKGRMPSFYCGLDEEEIERALLKVLSESFNLKAMARILDLGVYPEDVSLALMLQEAVVPRSSGVAVCCPAGRSEILVKSTWGSMNGAPTDKFRIGIDLGDLIESEINEKKIKLLPTESGIIEVSIDSDLWLMPSLSKEEVKEVASISLDLSLTFGTPTVVEWMIREGSSSLLVIQAYRESGKPRMKALERKLVNLIESRAAGVAVEKVQAQTKPPVKIITEEEAVFPPLASRVYTRGLSYSDLVDGFLITKEQTRGIESCDRVILMIDGTEDIGEEFLRKCRSRSLVIRSGDLSKAEEIGRRILSIIPSGMLILYADDLRYLVSPRRISSIFSGLLVPIEILSEIEGEILGDLLRTMRRTFEWVGVDLKETLPSIDLICTLLRTGIHDFVLSDHIASKQAQLILRAERRILLDLVRFKLDQGE; from the coding sequence ATGATCCTATCGTTAGAAGATTTAAGCGGTGAATCGGAGCAGATCGTCGGTTCTAAGGCCTGGAATCTGGCTAGGGTCCTATCATCGGGCGTAAGAGTACCTAGAACGTTGGTGATTCCCTCCGAGGAGATCTCCAAGATCTTAAATGACTCGGGCCTGAGGCATGCGATATTCGAGTTATCCAGGATTTTATTATCGGGAAACTTAACGGAAGATTTGTTGGAAATGGAGAAGGATCTGAAATCTCAATTCCTATCGTTGAAGTTACCTGATGATCTGGTGAAGGAGGTGGTCGCTAGTGTCAAGGGGAGGATGAGCGGTTTCCTCATAATACGTCCTTCGACTTTCTCCCCCGGGATCTCTGATGGTGATCTAAAGGGGAGAATGCCATCCTTTTACTGCGGACTCGATGAGGAGGAGATAGAAAGAGCTCTACTAAAAGTCTTATCTGAGTCATTCAACCTTAAAGCGATGGCTAGGATCTTGGATCTTGGCGTTTACCCGGAGGACGTATCCCTAGCCCTCATGCTACAGGAAGCAGTGGTCCCCAGGTCCTCCGGAGTAGCGGTCTGCTGCCCCGCCGGAAGGAGCGAGATCCTGGTGAAGTCGACTTGGGGCTCGATGAACGGAGCCCCTACGGATAAGTTCAGGATAGGTATAGACCTCGGTGATCTGATAGAGAGTGAGATAAACGAGAAGAAGATCAAACTTCTGCCTACAGAAAGCGGCATCATAGAAGTGAGCATTGACAGCGATCTATGGCTCATGCCCTCCCTATCTAAGGAGGAGGTCAAGGAAGTGGCGAGCATCTCCCTAGATCTCTCGCTCACGTTCGGGACACCCACAGTAGTTGAGTGGATGATCAGGGAGGGATCGAGTTCCCTCCTCGTGATACAGGCCTACAGGGAGTCAGGGAAACCTAGGATGAAGGCTTTAGAGAGGAAGCTGGTTAACCTCATAGAATCAAGGGCTGCGGGCGTAGCAGTGGAGAAGGTTCAAGCACAAACAAAACCTCCCGTTAAGATAATTACTGAGGAAGAAGCTGTGTTCCCTCCACTAGCCTCGAGGGTCTACACTAGAGGGCTTAGCTACTCAGATCTCGTTGACGGTTTCCTAATAACTAAGGAGCAGACTAGAGGAATAGAGAGCTGCGATCGCGTGATCCTAATGATCGACGGGACTGAGGATATCGGTGAGGAGTTCCTGAGAAAGTGCAGAAGCCGCTCCCTTGTGATTAGATCAGGAGATCTGTCGAAGGCTGAGGAGATAGGGAGGAGGATCCTGTCCATAATCCCTAGTGGCATGCTGATACTTTACGCGGATGACCTGAGATACCTGGTATCCCCTAGGAGGATCTCGAGTATTTTCTCAGGACTCCTAGTACCAATCGAGATCCTTTCGGAAATAGAAGGAGAAATTCTGGGGGATCTCCTCAGAACGATGAGGAGGACCTTCGAGTGGGTTGGTGTGGACTTGAAGGAGACTTTACCATCGATCGATCTGATCTGCACTTTGCTAAGGACGGGGATACATGATTTCGTCCTCAGCGATCATATAGCCTCAAAACAGGCCCAACTTATCCTCAGAGCTGAGAGAAGAATCCTTTTAGATTTAGTCAGGTTCAAGCTAGATCAGGGGGAATGA
- a CDS encoding metal-dependent hydrolase, giving the protein MVRVTFLGHSAFLLEGSKRVLIDPWIDGNPQSPIKLEECRGADVYVITHDHGDHGLSDAIRLSKAHGGTVVSIYEIAEKARREGANSLGANIGSFFEVNGVRVVLTEALHSSGVGAPVGAVIELDGKRVYHAGDTGVFYDMRIIGELYRPDLALLPIGGHYVMGPLEASLAVELLGVSKVIPMHYQTFPVLQGKPEELRRLLESRGLRAEVIVLKPGESYEL; this is encoded by the coding sequence TTGGTCAGGGTCACTTTCCTGGGACACTCCGCCTTCCTCCTGGAGGGTAGCAAGAGGGTCCTCATAGACCCTTGGATAGATGGAAACCCTCAATCCCCTATCAAACTCGAGGAATGCAGAGGTGCCGATGTGTACGTGATAACCCACGACCACGGCGACCATGGCCTCAGCGATGCCATTAGGCTCTCGAAAGCGCATGGAGGTACCGTCGTCTCCATATACGAGATAGCGGAGAAGGCAAGGAGGGAAGGGGCGAACTCCTTGGGAGCGAACATAGGTAGTTTCTTCGAAGTTAACGGTGTGAGAGTGGTCCTCACTGAGGCCTTACATAGTAGCGGCGTTGGAGCTCCGGTCGGTGCTGTGATAGAGCTCGATGGTAAGAGAGTGTACCATGCAGGGGACACGGGGGTCTTCTACGATATGAGGATAATAGGGGAGCTCTACAGACCTGATCTTGCCCTACTTCCCATCGGAGGGCATTATGTGATGGGTCCCCTCGAAGCAAGCCTCGCCGTGGAGCTTTTAGGGGTGAGCAAGGTGATACCGATGCACTATCAGACCTTCCCGGTGCTCCAGGGCAAGCCTGAGGAGTTGAGGAGGTTACTGGAGAGCAGAGGATTGAGGGCCGAGGTAATAGTACTTAAGCCAGGAGAGAGCTATGAGCTATGA
- a CDS encoding HEAT repeat domain-containing protein: MRVEDILNEYTRNCLAKGESREKFSSFISDVIAYAKSKEDVEGFLKLLRGRILEDRELRELATLVFREICNAEVARICRGWGEDLEPAVRMAYLKCLLKLFERGEVGVEELGSFIEDPSPKIRLTLASALSLHADRSEVRSLLLKMLGKERRSEVRNVIIESLSIRKNLDKKYP; encoded by the coding sequence TTGAGAGTCGAGGATATATTGAACGAATACACGCGGAATTGTCTCGCGAAAGGGGAATCGCGTGAGAAGTTCTCCTCCTTCATCTCCGATGTGATCGCGTACGCTAAGTCCAAGGAGGATGTTGAAGGGTTCCTCAAGCTACTAAGAGGTAGGATCCTTGAGGATAGGGAGCTCAGAGAGCTAGCCACTTTGGTCTTCAGGGAGATATGCAATGCTGAGGTAGCGAGGATCTGCAGGGGATGGGGAGAGGACTTAGAGCCCGCTGTCAGGATGGCATACCTGAAGTGTCTCCTGAAGTTATTTGAGAGAGGCGAGGTAGGAGTTGAGGAGCTCGGTTCATTTATAGAGGACCCCTCACCTAAGATCAGGCTTACTTTAGCCTCTGCGCTCTCACTGCATGCCGATAGGAGCGAGGTGAGGTCTCTCCTGTTGAAGATGCTTGGGAAGGAAAGGAGGAGTGAGGTGAGGAACGTGATAATAGAATCCCTCTCGATTCGTAAAAATTTGGATAAAAAATATCCCTAG
- the thpR gene encoding RNA 2',3'-cyclic phosphodiesterase — translation MAIRSFIAIDVRDPDVIAKILNIQEELISSNAKLKPVERENLHLTLKFLGNVEENRLDIIKKIMDDVLRGFQPFEMELISVGAFPTVSRPNVVWIGAGEGRDSFIRIAAELDRALSRLGFPREKREVEPHLTIARVKGSIGNLPEVIRRLSDARVGYITVEEVKLKKSTLTPEGPIYGDLHTVSLG, via the coding sequence TTGGCCATAAGGAGTTTCATAGCCATAGATGTGAGAGATCCCGATGTGATCGCGAAGATCTTGAATATCCAGGAGGAGTTAATCTCGTCTAATGCTAAACTGAAACCTGTGGAGAGGGAGAACCTGCACCTCACGTTGAAGTTCCTGGGGAATGTCGAGGAGAACCGCCTCGATATCATCAAGAAGATTATGGATGATGTCCTGAGGGGTTTCCAACCATTCGAGATGGAACTTATCTCTGTCGGAGCTTTCCCAACGGTGAGCAGACCTAACGTCGTTTGGATAGGAGCTGGTGAGGGGAGAGACTCCTTCATAAGGATCGCAGCTGAGCTAGACAGAGCCCTATCGAGACTGGGATTCCCAAGGGAGAAGAGAGAGGTAGAACCTCATCTCACGATAGCTAGGGTTAAGGGCTCCATCGGGAACCTCCCTGAGGTCATCAGGAGGCTCTCTGATGCGAGGGTGGGCTACATTACTGTGGAGGAGGTAAAGCTTAAGAAGAGCACCTTAACGCCCGAGGGCCCCATATACGGGGACCTCCATACAGTGAGCCTAGGTTAG
- a CDS encoding SAM-dependent chlorinase/fluorinase — MVTLYLLTDFGYQDYYVGAVKGVIRSICPRVEVVDLSHGVRRFDVKHGAFILWQSLKWLERDSIVLGVVDPGVGTSRDPIIIRSGHITFVGPDNGLFWPAVQSIGSYDVYKIDLRGTGLAERRTGTFDGRDVFAPVAAMLACGRSVDEIAFEKKTMEALDLWRVRVEGKRIYGEVRNIDRFGNIVTNIPWSYVNFERALIRVGSSYGKARTSAHYGYRGLLIMRGSSDLVEVSVARGSAADLLDAEVNDDISLEVIE, encoded by the coding sequence ATGGTCACTCTGTACCTGCTCACTGACTTCGGTTACCAGGACTACTACGTAGGGGCCGTGAAGGGTGTCATAAGATCGATCTGCCCGAGGGTCGAGGTGGTCGACCTATCCCATGGGGTTCGTAGATTTGACGTGAAGCATGGTGCTTTCATACTCTGGCAGAGCTTGAAGTGGTTGGAGAGGGACTCCATAGTCTTAGGCGTAGTTGATCCAGGAGTAGGTACATCTAGGGATCCTATAATCATCAGGTCGGGGCACATCACATTCGTAGGTCCTGATAATGGTTTATTTTGGCCAGCGGTTCAGAGCATAGGTTCTTACGATGTCTACAAGATAGATCTTAGAGGTACAGGACTCGCTGAGAGGAGAACCGGTACATTCGATGGGAGAGATGTGTTCGCTCCCGTGGCCGCCATGCTAGCCTGCGGAAGGTCCGTTGATGAAATAGCATTTGAGAAGAAGACGATGGAGGCGTTAGATCTATGGCGTGTGAGAGTTGAGGGTAAGCGGATATATGGGGAGGTGAGGAACATAGATCGCTTCGGGAACATAGTAACGAACATACCTTGGAGCTACGTGAATTTCGAGAGAGCGTTAATTAGAGTGGGTAGTTCTTATGGAAAAGCCAGAACATCTGCTCATTACGGATACAGGGGGCTCCTCATCATGAGGGGAAGCAGTGACCTGGTGGAGGTCTCCGTAGCTAGGGGAAGCGCCGCTGATCTCCTCGATGCCGAGGTGAACGATGATATCTCACTAGAGGTGATAGAATGA
- a CDS encoding D-aminoacyl-tRNA deacylase — translation MSRIALAYSRRDPAGSGIAKKIRDIAGEEFRLSDKDCEILELDREALYLKEDLFSGFDYILILSKHKGTPDHPIFTAHAPGNFGRAKYGGDHFKLSIAVPSLMKEYLIAANKRAGEIGYWVGFEPTHHGPTLDLPTAFLEIGCDERAWSDEEGLRVASESILEAIESWRDGKFIAAVAFGGPHVNEHFTKVELLTRFAIGHAVRKLDAEWVDERMVRQAIARSVEPVNCAIVDNKGLRGEDRERIEEALRNLGVDVLRVRRVLRDESAEEGEEEV, via the coding sequence ATGAGTAGGATCGCTCTTGCTTACTCCAGGAGGGACCCTGCGGGTTCCGGAATCGCGAAGAAGATAAGAGATATAGCAGGTGAGGAGTTCAGGTTATCCGATAAGGATTGCGAGATCTTGGAGCTAGATAGGGAGGCCCTATACCTTAAAGAGGACCTCTTCTCAGGATTCGATTACATCTTAATTCTATCGAAACATAAAGGCACACCGGATCATCCAATATTCACAGCTCACGCTCCTGGAAACTTCGGGAGGGCTAAATACGGTGGGGATCACTTCAAACTTTCCATAGCGGTGCCCTCTTTGATGAAGGAATACCTGATAGCGGCTAACAAGAGGGCCGGGGAGATAGGATACTGGGTCGGCTTTGAGCCGACGCATCACGGACCCACTCTGGACCTACCAACGGCCTTCCTCGAGATAGGATGTGATGAGAGAGCTTGGAGCGATGAGGAGGGATTGAGAGTAGCATCTGAGTCGATTCTGGAAGCTATAGAATCATGGAGGGACGGGAAGTTCATAGCAGCCGTTGCCTTCGGGGGTCCACATGTGAACGAGCACTTCACCAAAGTTGAGCTCCTCACGAGGTTCGCCATAGGACATGCGGTGAGGAAGTTGGACGCCGAGTGGGTGGATGAGAGGATGGTGAGACAGGCCATAGCTAGGAGCGTTGAGCCCGTGAACTGCGCTATAGTGGATAACAAGGGGTTAAGGGGTGAGGACAGGGAGAGGATCGAGGAAGCCCTGAGGAACTTGGGGGTTGATGTCCTTAGGGTGAGGAGAGTTCTGAGGGATGAGAGTGCGGAGGAGGGTGAGGAAGAGGTATAA
- a CDS encoding tRNA (N(6)-L-threonylcarbamoyladenosine(37)-C(2))-methylthiotransferase, with protein sequence MRFFIETHGCSMNKSDSQIMEELLKSSGFERVGDPSQADVIILNTCNVKTPTEQKMIHRARELSKYAPLVVAGCMAKSQTEVLRRFSKVFVSPRSIDRIVEAVSAALEGREAYHLDFRFLDKSSYLRDPLGLIGIVPIAEGCMGACTYCITRLARGRLTSFPKSGIMRLVEHFLVRGAVEIWLTAEDTAAYGRDKGDNLASLLMDLSSIPGEFRVRVGMMTPSSALPIAGDLIESLRSAKIYKFLHLPVQSGSDEVLKAMGRNYTVEQFLSIVNLARKELKEVTISTDVIVGFPTEDEEDFERTLRLIERVEPDVVNVSRFGPRPNTPASRMGKLPDGVVSRRSKILSELVNKVKERVNERYLGRELEVLVSEVGRKGVQGRTNSYKPVALEDAKPGYFYLVEIVDFRQNYLIGEVKKELGRAGILHEVELSEIIGNPIRS encoded by the coding sequence TTGAGGTTCTTCATCGAGACCCATGGCTGTTCGATGAACAAGTCGGATTCGCAGATAATGGAGGAGCTTCTCAAGAGTAGTGGTTTCGAGAGAGTCGGGGATCCTTCTCAAGCCGACGTCATAATACTCAATACCTGCAATGTAAAGACACCAACGGAGCAGAAGATGATTCATAGGGCGAGAGAACTCTCTAAATATGCTCCCTTAGTGGTAGCGGGGTGCATGGCGAAGTCCCAAACGGAAGTCCTCAGGAGGTTCTCTAAGGTGTTCGTATCGCCTCGGTCCATTGATAGGATCGTAGAAGCTGTCTCAGCTGCTTTAGAGGGGAGGGAAGCATATCACCTGGACTTCAGGTTCTTGGACAAGTCCTCCTACCTGAGGGACCCCCTGGGCTTGATAGGGATCGTGCCGATAGCCGAGGGATGCATGGGGGCATGCACTTACTGCATAACCAGGTTGGCTAGGGGGAGACTGACCAGCTTTCCTAAGAGTGGCATCATGAGGCTCGTCGAGCATTTCCTCGTGAGAGGGGCTGTGGAGATCTGGCTTACCGCTGAGGACACTGCGGCTTATGGGAGAGATAAGGGAGATAATCTAGCGAGCTTACTGATGGATCTGAGCAGTATACCTGGGGAGTTCAGGGTGAGGGTCGGTATGATGACACCGAGCTCAGCCCTACCCATAGCGGGCGACTTAATCGAATCCCTCAGGTCCGCTAAGATCTACAAGTTCCTTCACTTGCCAGTTCAAAGCGGATCTGATGAAGTCCTTAAAGCGATGGGGAGGAATTATACAGTTGAACAGTTCCTATCAATCGTTAATCTAGCGAGAAAAGAGCTTAAAGAGGTGACCATTAGCACGGACGTGATAGTGGGCTTCCCAACGGAGGACGAGGAGGACTTCGAGCGGACCCTGAGGTTGATAGAGAGGGTGGAGCCCGATGTCGTTAACGTGAGCAGGTTCGGGCCCAGACCGAATACCCCGGCCTCTAGGATGGGGAAGCTGCCCGATGGGGTGGTGTCCAGGAGGAGCAAGATCCTGAGCGAGCTTGTCAATAAAGTGAAGGAGAGGGTGAACGAAAGGTATCTCGGCAGGGAACTTGAGGTCCTCGTCTCCGAGGTAGGGAGGAAGGGGGTCCAGGGAAGGACTAACTCTTACAAGCCCGTGGCTCTCGAGGACGCCAAACCTGGGTACTTCTACCTGGTGGAGATAGTAGACTTCAGGCAGAACTACCTGATAGGCGAGGTGAAAAAGGAGTTAGGGAGAGCTGGGATTCTTCATGAAGTAGAACTCAGCGAGATCATTGGAAATCCAATCCGCTCTTGA
- a CDS encoding DUF211 domain-containing protein, which translates to MLGLGFSPDNKGDKRTFIRKLVLDVVKPHDPNIIEIADAVSKLEGVRRVDVEVRDYDTNIERLKLVIEGDDLDEDDILELIRYYGGNVASIDGVTVESEERR; encoded by the coding sequence GTGCTAGGTTTAGGATTCTCTCCCGATAATAAGGGAGATAAAAGGACATTCATAAGGAAGTTAGTGCTTGACGTCGTGAAGCCCCATGATCCGAATATAATAGAGATAGCTGACGCTGTATCGAAGCTTGAAGGGGTCAGGAGGGTCGATGTAGAGGTCAGGGACTACGATACGAATATAGAGAGGCTGAAGCTGGTCATAGAGGGGGATGATCTGGATGAGGATGATATACTGGAGCTCATCAGGTATTACGGTGGGAACGTAGCGAGTATAGATGGCGTCACAGTGGAGTCTGAGGAAAGGAGGTAA
- a CDS encoding radical SAM protein, giving the protein MVMEVVKPRSFEIKGRRIQVGGPRPQLRERERLVRYTSSVCPECYRLLPAVIFERDGAVHIRKVCPDHGEFEDVYWGDAELFRKAMKFEVKGRGIYPPHTNISAPCPFSCGICEAHWNTIALANLVVTNRCNMDCWYCFFYAEKAGYVYEPTLEEIDRMVDLMLKEKPAHGNAVQITGGEPLLRDDIVDIVRLLKRKGVTHIQLNTEGIAFLEKPWLMKELREAGVNTMYLSFDGVTPIANPKTHWEMPYILDLARRSSMTSIVLVPTVIRGINDGEVGDIVRFAAYNMDVIRGVNFQPVSLTGRMPRVQRERYRITIPDVIKRIEEQTDGEINSEAWYPVPFTVPISQFIEALTKKPRLMLTNHPACGMATYVFPVFESSNGKRELKRFVPITDFVDVEGFYEFLSEKAREMTEGANRLMTLLKVVYKLPSFIEREKQPPGVDLIKILRNILLRRSYEALGEFHYKSLFLGMMHFMDLYNYDVQRVLKCDIHYFSPDGRMIPFCTYNVLSDVYRDAVLREHSMSFEEYERKYGPGKVGPSMKYKRDIRKLESSELYRKTYEPFLEKVMGYRRAAE; this is encoded by the coding sequence ATGGTGATGGAAGTAGTCAAACCCCGGTCCTTCGAGATCAAGGGGAGAAGGATACAGGTCGGTGGTCCGAGACCTCAACTGAGAGAGAGGGAGAGATTGGTTAGGTACACATCATCCGTCTGCCCTGAGTGTTATAGGTTGCTCCCAGCGGTCATCTTCGAGAGGGATGGGGCCGTTCACATAAGGAAGGTGTGTCCCGATCACGGGGAGTTTGAGGACGTTTACTGGGGTGATGCTGAACTCTTCAGGAAGGCTATGAAGTTCGAAGTGAAAGGGAGAGGGATATATCCGCCTCATACTAACATAAGTGCCCCATGCCCGTTCTCCTGTGGTATATGCGAAGCTCACTGGAACACAATAGCTCTAGCCAACCTAGTGGTCACTAACAGGTGTAATATGGATTGCTGGTACTGCTTCTTCTACGCGGAGAAAGCGGGATACGTTTACGAACCCACGCTAGAGGAGATAGACAGGATGGTGGACCTAATGCTCAAGGAGAAGCCTGCTCATGGTAACGCCGTGCAGATAACCGGAGGCGAGCCCCTGCTCAGGGATGATATAGTCGATATAGTGAGGCTGCTCAAGAGGAAGGGGGTTACACACATCCAACTCAACACGGAGGGAATCGCCTTCCTGGAGAAACCCTGGCTCATGAAGGAGCTAAGGGAGGCAGGGGTTAACACCATGTACCTGAGTTTCGATGGGGTAACCCCGATCGCAAACCCGAAGACCCACTGGGAGATGCCCTACATCCTAGATCTAGCTAGGAGGTCCTCTATGACCAGTATAGTGCTAGTCCCCACGGTGATAAGGGGGATAAACGATGGGGAAGTGGGGGATATAGTGAGGTTCGCAGCTTACAACATGGACGTGATCAGAGGGGTCAACTTCCAACCGGTTTCCCTGACAGGCAGGATGCCCAGGGTTCAGAGGGAGAGGTACAGGATAACGATACCCGACGTCATAAAGAGGATAGAGGAACAAACCGATGGAGAGATAAATAGCGAAGCTTGGTATCCAGTTCCATTCACTGTTCCAATAAGTCAGTTCATTGAGGCGCTGACTAAGAAGCCTAGGCTTATGCTCACGAACCATCCCGCTTGCGGAATGGCTACTTACGTCTTCCCAGTGTTTGAGAGTTCTAACGGTAAGAGGGAGCTCAAGAGGTTCGTGCCCATAACGGATTTCGTGGATGTCGAGGGCTTCTACGAGTTCCTATCGGAGAAGGCTAGGGAGATGACGGAAGGAGCCAACAGACTAATGACGTTGCTAAAAGTAGTGTACAAGTTACCTAGCTTCATAGAGAGGGAGAAACAGCCGCCTGGTGTCGACCTAATCAAGATACTGAGGAACATACTCTTGAGGAGGAGTTACGAAGCTTTAGGCGAGTTCCACTACAAATCCCTGTTCCTAGGTATGATGCACTTCATGGATCTCTACAATTACGATGTTCAGAGGGTTCTGAAGTGCGACATACACTACTTCTCCCCAGACGGGAGGATGATACCCTTCTGCACTTACAACGTGCTATCCGACGTATACAGGGACGCCGTGTTGAGGGAGCACTCGATGAGCTTCGAGGAGTACGAGAGGAAGTACGGACCCGGGAAGGTGGGTCCCTCCATGAAGTACAAGAGGGATATAAGGAAGCTGGAATCATCGGAGTTATACCGTAAGACGTATGAGCCCTTCTTAGAGAAGGTAATGGGCTATAGAAGGGCGGCAGAGTGA
- a CDS encoding cupin domain-containing protein, which yields MSSALVKDVSSLEFSEVPGSRGAHIKWIFSPKDGAPTFAMRLIKVEAGGTIPEHSHPWEHEIFILKGSGRIRVGENTYLVSEGNAILIPPDVPHEYHATTEMLFLCMIPNSGVPAVYR from the coding sequence ATGAGCTCGGCCTTGGTGAAGGATGTGAGTTCTCTGGAGTTCTCAGAGGTGCCTGGGTCTAGGGGTGCTCATATAAAGTGGATCTTCTCCCCAAAGGACGGGGCTCCCACCTTCGCCATGAGGTTGATCAAGGTGGAGGCCGGTGGTACCATACCGGAGCACTCACACCCTTGGGAGCATGAGATTTTCATCCTGAAGGGAAGCGGGAGGATAAGGGTGGGTGAGAACACCTATCTGGTCTCTGAAGGTAACGCTATACTGATCCCTCCGGACGTACCTCATGAGTATCACGCTACGACGGAGATGCTCTTCCTCTGCATGATACCCAACTCAGGAGTGCCAGCTGTATACAGGTAG
- a CDS encoding NAD(P)/FAD-dependent oxidoreductase, with protein sequence MYDVAVVGAGPAGAAATFFLSNRGYKVLTIERNPHPGTICGEYVPDPSSLRIRSDLGSEYFEFVSPFIVHKLRSIRIELLGRTFRTPYVGYSIRRRDLLRERLEQAEGEGARVLLKESFISLKREGSLYRILTNRGMYTARYIIGADGFPSRISSMMGEDEIDCDDVSIAFPFEVDLNIDDPNEVKLFFDEGVAPGAYAWIIPRGNSRANVGLGVRMSMYNASEALRYVREFLSRIGVSLNPRGDLRGRFVPVGGIVRTLASDGIFLLGDSAGMVIPSNGGGIHTAVISAYLLSISLESDSPEREYVLSINKHVKPLVDDGLTYRRAADALMRLGILRRIVNLIPESIVAEAITGNRGSYHGILKLASYLYRSPPRRPFYPCTALRTRKFPHEQA encoded by the coding sequence TTGTACGACGTAGCTGTAGTGGGTGCCGGACCCGCTGGAGCAGCAGCTACATTCTTCCTCTCGAATAGAGGTTACAAGGTCCTCACGATAGAGAGGAACCCTCACCCCGGGACTATCTGCGGTGAGTACGTTCCGGATCCTAGCTCGCTGAGGATCCGCAGCGATCTGGGCTCCGAGTACTTCGAATTCGTGAGCCCCTTCATAGTGCACAAGCTCCGCAGCATCCGTATCGAGCTGCTCGGGAGGACGTTCAGGACTCCCTACGTCGGTTACTCGATAAGGAGGAGAGATCTACTCAGGGAGAGACTCGAGCAAGCGGAGGGGGAAGGCGCTAGGGTCCTGCTCAAGGAGAGCTTCATCTCCCTGAAGCGGGAGGGGTCACTCTACAGGATCCTGACGAACAGGGGGATGTACACGGCTAGGTACATCATCGGAGCAGATGGATTCCCCAGCAGGATATCCTCGATGATGGGGGAGGACGAGATCGATTGCGATGATGTTTCAATAGCCTTCCCGTTCGAGGTAGATCTGAATATCGATGATCCCAACGAGGTGAAGCTCTTCTTCGATGAGGGAGTAGCACCAGGCGCTTACGCGTGGATAATCCCCAGGGGAAACTCCCGCGCGAACGTCGGGCTGGGGGTTAGGATGAGCATGTACAATGCCTCAGAGGCCCTCAGGTACGTGAGAGAATTCCTATCCCGGATCGGTGTGAGTTTGAATCCACGTGGGGATCTGAGGGGTAGGTTCGTTCCAGTCGGGGGCATCGTCAGGACGCTAGCCAGCGACGGCATATTCTTGCTGGGTGACTCCGCCGGTATGGTAATCCCTTCGAACGGTGGGGGAATTCACACAGCCGTGATCTCCGCTTATCTTCTCTCGATTTCCCTAGAGAGCGACTCTCCTGAGAGGGAGTACGTATTAAGCATTAATAAGCATGTGAAACCCTTAGTAGATGATGGTCTCACCTACAGGAGAGCAGCGGATGCTCTAATGAGATTAGGGATCCTCAGGAGGATCGTAAACCTGATCCCAGAGTCCATCGTGGCTGAGGCGATTACGGGAAACAGGGGTAGTTATCACGGCATTCTCAAGCTAGCCTCCTATCTCTACCGTTCGCCCCCCAGACGACCCTTTTATCCCTGCACGGCCCTTCGCACTCGGAAGTTTCCACACGAGCAGGCCTAG
- a CDS encoding S-adenosylmethionine decarboxylase: MSYDIKPKEVQVIAELYDVVEREVLDSPGRMRKFLLEVAAGAHEEALHVHVHEFEPYGLSGFLMTSKGYIAIHTWPEHCYATVNIVSFSDAEWSWRTYKVIVGLLRPRQQSAVEIKSGLDFQ, from the coding sequence ATGAGCTATGATATAAAACCGAAGGAAGTCCAGGTAATAGCTGAGCTTTACGATGTAGTGGAAAGGGAGGTCTTGGATTCCCCAGGGAGGATGAGGAAGTTCCTCTTAGAAGTGGCCGCTGGTGCTCATGAGGAAGCCCTTCACGTGCACGTGCACGAATTTGAGCCCTATGGTCTCAGCGGTTTCCTCATGACGAGCAAGGGTTACATTGCGATACACACTTGGCCCGAGCACTGCTACGCCACTGTCAACATCGTGAGTTTCTCGGATGCGGAGTGGTCCTGGAGGACCTATAAGGTGATCGTGGGGCTCCTGAGGCCTAGGCAGCAGAGCGCTGTAGAGATCAAGAGCGGATTGGATTTCCAATGA